A portion of the Acidobacteriota bacterium genome contains these proteins:
- a CDS encoding TonB-dependent receptor yields MRTTGNWTVRLIFVSVLVLLTAMPVLAQNPTGTLSGRITDQDGAGLPGVTITATSPNLQGTRVTTTGVNGDYKVAFLPPGDYQVTYELEGFKSVTQEAKISAANATLSNIEMELGAVNEEIVVTAAQAAISEGRTGASNITLDELENLPVSRTLGSAVNLAPGVANSGPSSAPSISGAMTFENLWLINGVVINENVRGSILPLFIEDAIQETTVATSGISAEYGRFTGGVVNSITKSGGNEFEGSFRVNFTNDDWQSSNDLSPERVDDISQSYEATLGGFLWKDHLWFFAAGRDLETSDSATTDLTNISYGRTQTETRLEGKLTITPHPSHSVIGSYLEIDEVNTNTDFGVILDLRSVNAMREDPQEIQSLNYTGILTSNFFVEGQYSEREFLIGVGSGGVPDLIEGTLIRTRGEGFRYWAPTFCGSCEDQSRNNENTLFNASYFLTTEGAGTHDLKVGYDTFQDSIFSVNHQTGSDFTVYASDIVRDGAGNIVLDNQFGSPFPIFDPDASSQPWIRWFAVFNADLAQPTEFKTNSLFVNDSWQLNDKWSFNIGLRYDENDGTNSAGATVANDDKVSPRLGMSYDVKGDGDLVINASYGTYVAALVGTGNIADGSSNGGAIGNYRFDYEGPALNVNCVPNVNCLTSPEVLQEVFDWYVSQGGVFDLSLINENAPIFDLLSQLGIPGATTQVRGTFKSPSTDELTVGATKRLGSKGLFRADVVFREWKDFYGQSTELQNGTVQTSSGPADLTFIGNFGSEERDREYIGLHTQFRYRFTDRFTLAGNYSLSNTSGNIDGETGRSGPVPGGTRNYPEYSEARWNYPDGDLRTDQRHKIRTWASYDILNSQYHKLNGTILFNFFSGQPYAANANINPSPFVNNPGYQTPPTSRSYYFSDRDAFRTDDITRTDLALNYSFTFNAFGRGVEIFLQPEVLNIFNEDGVIDPNGLDNNEGVTVLESFNPFTETPVEGVNFRRNSNFGQPLNENDFQTPRTFRFSVGFRF; encoded by the coding sequence ATGAGGACGACTGGCAACTGGACGGTACGGCTCATCTTTGTGAGCGTGCTCGTCTTGCTGACGGCCATGCCTGTGCTGGCCCAGAACCCCACAGGCACCCTGTCCGGCCGTATCACTGACCAGGATGGCGCTGGCCTTCCGGGCGTGACCATCACGGCGACTTCGCCGAACCTTCAGGGAACGCGAGTCACCACCACCGGCGTGAACGGCGACTACAAAGTCGCCTTCCTGCCCCCGGGCGACTACCAGGTCACCTACGAGCTCGAAGGCTTTAAGAGCGTCACCCAGGAAGCGAAGATCTCCGCCGCCAACGCCACCCTCTCGAATATCGAGATGGAGCTCGGCGCAGTGAACGAGGAAATCGTCGTGACGGCCGCCCAGGCGGCGATCTCCGAGGGCCGCACCGGCGCTTCGAACATCACCCTCGACGAGTTGGAGAACCTGCCCGTCTCCCGTACCCTCGGTTCCGCTGTGAATCTGGCGCCGGGCGTGGCGAACTCCGGTCCGAGCAGCGCACCCTCCATTTCCGGCGCGATGACCTTCGAAAACCTGTGGCTGATCAACGGCGTTGTCATCAACGAGAACGTCCGCGGCTCGATCCTGCCGCTCTTCATCGAGGACGCCATTCAGGAGACCACCGTCGCAACCTCCGGCATTTCGGCCGAGTACGGCCGCTTCACCGGCGGCGTGGTGAACTCGATCACCAAGTCCGGTGGTAACGAGTTCGAGGGCTCCTTCCGGGTGAACTTCACCAACGACGACTGGCAGAGTTCGAACGATTTGTCGCCGGAGCGGGTGGACGACATCAGTCAGAGCTACGAGGCCACCCTCGGCGGCTTCCTGTGGAAGGACCACCTGTGGTTCTTCGCCGCCGGTCGCGATCTCGAGACCAGCGACTCGGCCACCACCGACCTCACCAACATCTCCTACGGCCGCACCCAGACCGAGACCCGTCTCGAGGGTAAGCTGACGATCACTCCGCACCCGAGCCACAGCGTGATCGGTTCGTACCTGGAGATCGACGAGGTCAACACCAACACGGACTTCGGCGTCATCCTCGACCTGCGCAGCGTGAACGCCATGCGCGAGGATCCGCAGGAGATCCAGTCGCTCAACTACACCGGCATTCTGACCTCGAATTTCTTCGTCGAGGGCCAGTACTCGGAGCGCGAGTTCTTGATCGGTGTGGGCTCCGGCGGTGTGCCGGACCTGATCGAGGGCACCCTGATCCGCACCCGCGGTGAGGGCTTCCGCTACTGGGCGCCGACCTTCTGCGGCTCCTGCGAGGATCAGTCCCGGAACAACGAGAACACGCTGTTCAACGCGTCGTACTTCTTGACCACCGAGGGTGCCGGTACGCACGACCTCAAGGTCGGCTACGACACCTTCCAGGACAGCATTTTCTCGGTCAACCACCAGACCGGCAGCGACTTCACCGTCTACGCCTCGGACATCGTCCGCGATGGCGCCGGCAACATCGTGCTGGACAACCAGTTCGGCAGCCCGTTCCCAATCTTCGATCCGGACGCTTCCTCCCAGCCGTGGATTCGCTGGTTCGCGGTGTTCAACGCGGATCTGGCGCAGCCGACGGAGTTCAAGACCAACTCGCTGTTCGTCAACGACTCGTGGCAGCTCAACGACAAGTGGAGCTTCAACATCGGTCTGCGTTACGACGAGAACGACGGCACCAACAGCGCCGGCGCGACGGTGGCGAACGACGACAAGGTCAGCCCTCGCTTGGGTATGTCCTATGACGTCAAGGGCGACGGCGACCTGGTGATCAACGCCAGCTACGGCACCTACGTTGCGGCTTTGGTCGGTACCGGCAACATCGCCGACGGCTCCTCCAACGGCGGCGCCATCGGTAACTACCGGTTCGACTACGAAGGCCCGGCGCTGAACGTCAACTGCGTCCCGAACGTCAACTGTCTGACCTCTCCGGAGGTTTTGCAGGAGGTCTTCGACTGGTATGTGTCCCAGGGCGGTGTGTTCGATCTCAGCCTGATCAACGAGAACGCGCCGATCTTCGACCTGCTGAGCCAGCTGGGCATTCCGGGCGCCACCACCCAGGTGCGCGGCACCTTCAAGTCGCCCTCCACGGACGAGCTCACCGTCGGCGCGACGAAGCGCCTCGGCTCGAAGGGCCTGTTCCGGGCCGACGTCGTCTTCCGCGAGTGGAAGGACTTCTACGGCCAGAGCACCGAGCTTCAGAACGGCACCGTCCAGACTTCGTCCGGTCCTGCCGATCTGACCTTCATCGGCAACTTCGGCTCGGAGGAGCGTGACCGCGAGTACATCGGCCTGCACACGCAGTTCCGCTATCGCTTCACGGACCGCTTCACCCTGGCCGGCAACTACTCGTTGTCGAACACCTCGGGCAACATCGACGGTGAGACCGGCCGTTCCGGCCCCGTCCCCGGCGGTACCCGCAACTACCCGGAGTACTCCGAGGCGCGCTGGAACTACCCGGACGGCGACCTGCGCACGGATCAGCGTCACAAGATCCGCACCTGGGCGTCCTACGACATCCTGAACAGCCAGTACCACAAGCTGAACGGTACGATTCTGTTCAACTTCTTCTCGGGTCAGCCCTACGCGGCGAACGCGAACATCAACCCCTCGCCGTTCGTCAACAACCCGGGCTACCAGACGCCGCCGACGTCGCGGTCGTACTACTTCAGCGATCGGGACGCCTTCCGGACGGACGACATCACCCGGACGGACCTGGCGCTCAATTACTCCTTTACCTTCAACGCCTTCGGGCGCGGTGTCGAGATCTTCCTGCAGCCGGAGGTTCTCAACATCTTCAACGAAGATGGAGTGATCGATCCCAACGGTCTCGACAACAACGAGGGTGTGACCGTCCTGGAGTCGTTCAACCCGTTCACGGAGACCCCCGTCGAGGGTGTCAACTTCCGCCGGAATTCCAACTTCGGCCAGCCGCTGAACGAGAACGACTTCCAGACGCCGCGGACCTTCCGGTTCTCGGTCGGTTTCCGCTTCTAG
- a CDS encoding VWA domain-containing protein: protein MNRFVLLSALTLVLVSGFPAVAQQHADLFLDTVDVRVINLEVMVTDRQGETVTGLEREDFEVLEDGEPVALTNFLAVEQRQVRQSETGPEGYEEGGYAREPDTRQLQLVIFVDENNIDPRNRNQLFGRLRTTLDEQWRPEDRAMMVSLGSELNTLAPFTSDVADLHGAIDALDGRVGGYSRVMNDYHLLQREIQRAALETPVANGLANPFFDSAVRNAEQLARRIRLVAEQRNAQTRRTIEHLGSFVRTLASLPGRKALLFLSDGLPTQPADPLVEAWRGKFESWAVQYDQNSMLSELTSLGSLDFDATSHIDDLVEEAAAHRVAFYPITPGARSAASGLSAEFQGSGTTDGSGAYSRTVQALEQMSLESSLMRLADETGGLAFTRTLNLDALMERIREDVTTFYSLGYSPTREEDQAYHEVEVRIKGRRDLNVRHLQGFREKGAMEKLQDRTLSALHHGITDNILGVRLEPGEAEATGKDRYEVAVMVKIPFEKVLLLPQGENHQGRLSLLVAVRDDQGRVSPFQEIELPIQIPNEQVLSALSGAAAYPMRLEMRGGPHRISLGVRDRIAQTDSTVNLEMTVGAKEPSR, encoded by the coding sequence ATGAATCGATTCGTCCTGCTTTCCGCCCTCACGTTGGTCTTGGTCAGCGGTTTCCCGGCCGTCGCGCAACAACATGCAGACCTGTTTCTCGACACCGTCGACGTCCGCGTGATCAACCTCGAGGTGATGGTCACCGATCGCCAGGGCGAGACCGTGACGGGCCTCGAACGCGAAGACTTCGAAGTGCTGGAGGACGGCGAGCCGGTGGCACTGACCAACTTCCTGGCCGTCGAGCAGCGGCAGGTGCGCCAGTCGGAGACGGGTCCGGAAGGGTACGAAGAGGGTGGGTATGCCCGCGAGCCGGACACCCGCCAGCTTCAGCTCGTCATTTTCGTCGACGAAAACAACATCGACCCGCGCAACCGCAACCAACTCTTCGGCCGCCTGCGCACCACCCTCGATGAGCAGTGGAGGCCCGAAGACCGGGCGATGATGGTGAGCCTCGGCAGCGAGCTGAACACCCTGGCGCCCTTCACCTCCGACGTCGCCGACCTGCACGGCGCCATCGACGCCCTCGACGGCCGGGTCGGCGGCTATTCGCGGGTGATGAACGACTACCACCTCCTGCAGCGCGAAATCCAGCGCGCGGCACTCGAAACCCCAGTCGCCAATGGCCTGGCCAACCCTTTCTTCGACTCCGCCGTGCGCAACGCCGAACAGCTCGCCCGGCGGATCCGCCTGGTCGCCGAGCAGCGCAACGCCCAAACCCGCCGCACCATCGAACACCTGGGGAGTTTCGTGCGCACCCTGGCGAGCCTCCCCGGGCGCAAGGCCTTGCTGTTCCTGAGCGACGGCCTGCCCACCCAACCGGCGGACCCCCTGGTGGAGGCGTGGCGGGGCAAGTTCGAAAGCTGGGCGGTCCAGTATGACCAGAACTCGATGCTCAGCGAACTCACCTCCCTCGGCTCGCTCGATTTCGACGCCACCAGCCATATCGATGATCTGGTCGAGGAGGCGGCAGCCCACCGGGTGGCGTTCTACCCCATCACTCCCGGCGCTCGCTCCGCCGCCTCGGGCCTGTCCGCCGAGTTCCAAGGTAGCGGCACGACGGACGGCTCCGGCGCTTACTCGCGCACCGTGCAGGCACTGGAGCAGATGAGCCTCGAAAGCTCGCTGATGCGATTGGCGGACGAGACCGGCGGCCTGGCTTTCACCCGCACTCTGAACCTCGATGCGCTGATGGAACGCATCCGGGAGGACGTCACCACTTTCTACTCCCTCGGCTACTCGCCCACGCGGGAGGAAGACCAGGCGTACCACGAAGTCGAGGTGCGCATCAAAGGCCGACGCGACCTCAACGTGCGCCACCTGCAGGGCTTTCGCGAGAAGGGCGCGATGGAGAAACTGCAGGATCGCACCTTGTCGGCCTTACACCACGGCATCACCGACAACATCCTCGGCGTGCGGTTGGAACCCGGCGAGGCGGAGGCCACCGGCAAGGACCGTTATGAGGTTGCGGTGATGGTCAAGATCCCCTTCGAGAAGGTTCTCCTGCTGCCGCAGGGAGAGAACCACCAGGGCCGGCTGAGCCTGCTGGTGGCGGTACGCGACGACCAGGGCCGGGTCTCCCCCTTCCAGGAGATCGAGTTACCGATCCAGATTCCCAACGAACAGGTATTGAGCGCCCTGAGCGGCGCCGCCGCCTATCCCATGCGCCTGGAGATGCGTGGCGGTCCGCACCGTATCTCCCTCGGGGTTCGCGACCGCATCGCGCAGACCGACTCGACCGTCAACCTGGAGATGACCGTCGGCGCCAAGGAACCCTCCCGGTGA
- a CDS encoding tetratricopeptide repeat protein produces MRETDRQQRRPGRLTILACTALLWPALAAAQSPAPKPPPAELSGAEELSPFANAFGAETVLLGHGLRGFSPVIAGNLLRADDGGPIALATLALPRQGGRVSVWVEIDGPTFLAGNIEGRRLRGEIYVYALTPSGGVAGHFAEAFAVDLDRIGEAVWQSGLKLRGELTLPPGEYRLRVLVRNRATEALGLLSRALTVPAADAPAPVAMTWPTPPDRDAWIPIRSWSLRQGGEAPAKTDDLNPSALPVLAADESAAARLQGAADLAPGMSLGLRLVAVDTPQDEPALGQAELAEEGRVAFTVPAVETGVYRIALSLGEGGPWTPEVPVLVLADAERERSLQWTDLRWRMQESLDPTAGGPSRLAAGGESPGERRSGRRRDRRQARQIAERYRQALGALAEGSDGSSGDFQAALQALFEFESSALGGGVGLLSSGESLAAEKLAEEEPAILLPLIVLHQRLYRRYQGRRAYSLGSHSRLMVEMLTERYLAAGGEASVAADSLAALGGVLIDVHLPSSGSRLLQRARELEPGHPVALLGLAALFERFGSYGQARSLLLELVESHPQHREGRLRLAVNLLRTGDRSRAAELLAAIDGRTEESWIWSLARQEQTRLLLSQNRVGDALAVLTAAHAEAPRDAALALLLAHVHDRLGNAAEAQALVAGVQPSNRKESPRMRYDRPPREAFAGADQALAAAARNAQPLLLAALDDGQGAR; encoded by the coding sequence GTGAGGGAGACCGATCGGCAGCAGCGGCGCCCGGGACGCTTGACAATCTTGGCGTGCACAGCCCTGCTGTGGCCGGCCCTCGCCGCCGCCCAGTCCCCAGCACCGAAGCCGCCACCGGCAGAGCTTTCGGGCGCGGAGGAACTGTCGCCCTTCGCCAACGCCTTCGGAGCGGAGACGGTCCTTCTGGGGCACGGCCTGCGCGGCTTCTCGCCGGTCATCGCCGGCAACCTGCTGCGCGCCGACGACGGCGGGCCGATCGCGCTCGCGACCCTCGCCCTGCCGCGGCAGGGCGGCCGGGTTTCCGTCTGGGTGGAGATCGACGGGCCGACCTTTCTGGCCGGCAACATCGAGGGCCGCCGCCTGCGCGGTGAGATCTACGTCTACGCCTTGACCCCCTCCGGAGGTGTCGCCGGGCACTTCGCCGAGGCCTTCGCCGTCGATCTTGACCGCATCGGCGAGGCGGTTTGGCAGAGCGGCCTCAAGCTGCGCGGCGAGCTGACCCTGCCGCCCGGCGAGTACCGCCTACGGGTGCTGGTGCGCAACCGGGCGACGGAAGCCCTCGGACTGCTGAGCCGCGCCCTGACGGTACCGGCGGCGGATGCGCCGGCGCCGGTCGCCATGACCTGGCCGACGCCGCCGGACCGCGACGCCTGGATCCCGATCCGCTCCTGGAGTCTGCGACAGGGCGGCGAAGCCCCGGCCAAAACGGACGACCTGAACCCCAGCGCCTTACCGGTGCTCGCCGCCGACGAGAGCGCGGCCGCCCGCCTCCAAGGCGCAGCCGACCTGGCCCCGGGGATGTCCCTGGGCTTGCGGCTGGTCGCCGTCGACACACCGCAAGACGAACCGGCCCTCGGCCAGGCGGAGCTGGCCGAGGAGGGCCGGGTGGCCTTCACCGTGCCGGCGGTTGAAACCGGCGTCTACCGCATTGCTCTCTCGCTCGGCGAAGGAGGGCCATGGACCCCGGAAGTGCCGGTGCTGGTGCTGGCCGACGCGGAGCGTGAACGCTCACTGCAGTGGACGGATCTGCGCTGGCGCATGCAGGAGTCTCTCGACCCCACCGCCGGTGGTCCGTCCCGACTGGCGGCGGGCGGCGAGAGCCCCGGCGAGCGGCGCTCCGGACGCCGGCGGGACCGCCGCCAGGCACGGCAGATCGCCGAGCGCTATCGGCAAGCCTTGGGCGCCCTGGCGGAGGGAAGCGACGGTTCGAGCGGCGATTTTCAGGCCGCCCTCCAGGCGCTTTTCGAGTTCGAATCGTCCGCCCTCGGCGGCGGCGTCGGCCTGCTGTCGAGCGGCGAGAGCTTAGCCGCCGAGAAGCTCGCGGAAGAAGAGCCGGCCATCCTGTTGCCGCTGATCGTCCTTCACCAGCGGCTCTATCGCCGCTACCAGGGCCGCCGCGCCTACTCCCTCGGCAGCCACAGCCGCCTGATGGTGGAGATGCTGACGGAGCGCTACCTGGCGGCCGGCGGCGAAGCGTCCGTGGCGGCGGATTCCCTCGCCGCCCTCGGTGGGGTGTTGATCGACGTCCATCTGCCGTCGAGCGGGAGCCGACTGCTGCAGCGCGCCCGAGAACTCGAACCGGGCCATCCGGTGGCGCTCCTCGGCCTGGCCGCACTTTTCGAGCGCTTCGGCAGCTACGGCCAGGCGCGCTCCCTGCTGCTGGAGCTTGTGGAAAGCCACCCGCAACACCGGGAAGGGCGGCTCCGGCTGGCCGTCAACCTGCTGCGCACCGGCGACCGATCGCGCGCGGCGGAACTCTTGGCGGCCATTGACGGGCGCACCGAAGAGTCCTGGATCTGGTCCCTCGCCCGCCAAGAACAAACTCGGCTGCTGCTCTCCCAGAACCGCGTCGGGGACGCCCTGGCGGTGCTCACCGCCGCCCACGCCGAAGCGCCCCGGGACGCCGCCCTCGCCCTCCTGCTAGCGCACGTTCACGACCGGTTGGGCAACGCCGCGGAGGCGCAGGCGCTGGTGGCGGGAGTCCAGCCATCGAATCGCAAGGAATCGCCGCGCATGCGCTATGACCGGCCGCCGCGGGAAGCCTTCGCCGGCGCCGATCAGGCACTGGCGGCGGCGGCCCGCAATGCCCAGCCGCTCCTCCTCGCCGCCCTCGACGACGGTCAAGGGGCGCGATGA
- a CDS encoding VWA domain-containing protein, producing MAVLALAGALFGIVTSPPAAAQSRGVDLLLLEPTRGKPLFGPNEAVIELVGDFPIDQVEVELDGEIVAEKTAPPWRIPFHAGDDNRDHQLVVRALLRGRLVAETVADFPAFQVNSEIDAKLRPVYVTASRQGGRLLDLEAKDFTLYAGNERQEIVTFARGDVEIAASILVDASSSMAGRRLRFAVSGASTFVEGLDGEHDEAAVRLFSDRLLFRSPFDPSPERVLSGLERVDPVGGTALADHLYLGLKELEERRGRRVLLLLSDGVDTHSAVDLGDVAWLARRSRAQLYWIRTDPREQETSRFSSWKNADTYRNEWNLLHKMVRDSGGRVITLNRIEETAGAVREILQELREQYVLGFNPPDGPGDGRWQRLTVRVSRPGVDLRYREGYISD from the coding sequence ATGGCGGTGCTGGCACTGGCCGGTGCGCTGTTCGGAATCGTCACCAGCCCGCCGGCGGCGGCGCAGTCTCGCGGCGTCGACCTACTCCTCCTGGAGCCAACCCGCGGCAAGCCGCTCTTTGGCCCCAACGAGGCGGTGATCGAGCTGGTCGGCGACTTCCCCATCGACCAGGTCGAAGTGGAGCTCGACGGCGAGATCGTCGCCGAGAAGACAGCGCCTCCCTGGCGCATTCCGTTCCACGCCGGAGACGACAACCGCGACCATCAACTGGTGGTCCGCGCGCTGCTCCGCGGCCGCCTGGTGGCGGAGACGGTAGCGGACTTTCCGGCCTTCCAGGTGAACTCCGAGATCGACGCCAAGCTGCGGCCGGTGTACGTGACCGCCAGCCGCCAGGGCGGCCGGTTGCTCGACCTGGAGGCGAAGGACTTCACCCTCTATGCCGGCAACGAGCGGCAGGAGATCGTCACCTTCGCCCGCGGCGATGTCGAGATCGCCGCCAGCATCCTGGTGGACGCCAGTTCCAGCATGGCCGGGCGGCGGCTGCGCTTCGCCGTTTCCGGCGCCTCGACCTTCGTCGAGGGCCTCGACGGCGAACACGACGAGGCGGCGGTACGCCTGTTCTCCGACCGGTTGCTCTTCCGCTCGCCCTTCGATCCATCGCCGGAGCGGGTGCTCTCAGGACTCGAGCGGGTGGATCCAGTGGGCGGCACTGCCCTAGCGGACCACCTTTATCTGGGCCTCAAGGAACTCGAAGAACGCCGCGGCCGACGGGTCTTGCTGCTGCTCTCCGACGGCGTGGACACCCATAGTGCCGTCGACCTCGGGGACGTCGCCTGGCTGGCCCGCCGCAGCCGGGCTCAGCTCTACTGGATCCGCACCGATCCGCGGGAGCAGGAAACCTCCCGTTTCTCCTCCTGGAAGAATGCCGACACTTATCGCAACGAGTGGAACCTTCTGCACAAGATGGTGCGCGATTCCGGCGGCCGGGTGATCACCCTCAACCGCATCGAGGAAACCGCCGGTGCGGTGCGGGAGATCCTCCAGGAGCTGCGGGAGCAGTACGTGCTCGGCTTCAATCCGCCGGACGGCCCCGGAGACGGTCGCTGGCAGCGGTTGACGGTGCGGGTGTCGCGGCCCGGCGTGGACCTGCGCTATCGCGAGGGTTACATTTCCGACTAG
- a CDS encoding benzoate-CoA ligase family protein, whose amino-acid sequence MPVDLPVQLNIAERFLDRHIAEGRADRVALRTPERNWSYGEVHALAEGFAELLRNQRVERGERILVALPDGAAFVGAIFGILKVGAVVVMVNPRLQAEALRHLFDDSRAAVILVGEGAAAACAEAMTLGERNPQRVDAAKIATLEATALEAVGERPSTTLGTNREDPAFWLFSGGTTGKPKAVVQPHRSFANTTELYARRALGYREDDIALSVPKLFFGYATGSNLLFPFAVGASAVLFPEHPTAEILFEQVRRHRPTILINVPTMVGQMVAHPAAVEQDLSCLRFATSAGEALPVPLHERWRETFGVELLDGLGTAEMWHVFVTNLPGAVRPGTLGQAVPGFEVEVRGPDGQSLPDGEIGRLWVGGNSAALEYWGDPEKSAEAFRDGGFLAGDLVCRDGDGYFTYCGRGDDCLKVGGKWLAPQEVESCLMRHPAVVECAVVGVENATGLVKPLAAVRVKDGSTEEAGGDDALEQALKDHVLDALEPYKHPRRVIRLEEFPRTHLGKIDRGALKRRLEEIQA is encoded by the coding sequence ATGCCGGTTGATCTCCCAGTGCAGTTGAACATCGCTGAGCGATTTCTCGATCGGCACATCGCCGAGGGGCGCGCGGATCGAGTGGCATTGCGCACGCCGGAGCGCAACTGGAGCTATGGCGAGGTCCATGCCCTGGCCGAAGGCTTCGCCGAGCTGTTGCGGAATCAGAGGGTCGAGCGAGGCGAGCGGATTCTGGTCGCCCTACCGGATGGCGCCGCTTTCGTGGGGGCGATCTTCGGCATCTTGAAGGTCGGCGCGGTGGTGGTGATGGTCAACCCGCGCCTGCAGGCGGAGGCCTTGCGGCATCTGTTCGACGATAGCCGGGCTGCGGTGATCCTGGTCGGAGAGGGCGCGGCTGCGGCCTGCGCCGAGGCCATGACCCTCGGAGAGAGGAATCCCCAACGGGTGGATGCTGCGAAGATCGCGACGCTGGAAGCGACGGCCTTAGAGGCCGTGGGCGAGAGACCGTCCACCACCCTCGGGACGAACCGTGAAGATCCCGCCTTCTGGCTTTTTTCCGGCGGCACGACGGGAAAGCCCAAGGCCGTCGTACAGCCCCACCGCTCTTTCGCCAACACCACCGAACTCTATGCTCGCCGCGCCCTGGGCTATCGGGAAGACGACATCGCCCTGTCGGTGCCGAAGCTCTTCTTCGGCTATGCCACCGGCTCGAATCTGCTGTTTCCCTTTGCCGTCGGCGCCTCGGCGGTGCTCTTCCCGGAACACCCGACAGCGGAGATCCTCTTCGAGCAGGTTCGGCGCCACCGGCCGACTATCCTGATCAATGTACCCACCATGGTCGGCCAGATGGTGGCTCACCCGGCGGCGGTGGAGCAGGATCTCTCCTGCCTACGTTTTGCCACCTCAGCCGGTGAGGCCTTGCCGGTGCCGCTCCACGAGCGGTGGCGGGAAACCTTCGGAGTCGAGTTGCTCGATGGGCTCGGCACCGCCGAGATGTGGCACGTCTTCGTGACCAACCTGCCCGGCGCCGTGCGGCCGGGCACCCTCGGCCAGGCGGTGCCGGGTTTCGAGGTCGAGGTGCGCGGGCCGGATGGCCAGTCGCTGCCGGACGGCGAGATCGGGCGCCTGTGGGTGGGCGGGAACTCGGCGGCGCTGGAATACTGGGGCGATCCGGAGAAGTCGGCGGAGGCCTTCCGGGATGGAGGCTTCTTGGCGGGCGATCTGGTGTGCCGCGACGGGGACGGCTATTTCACCTACTGCGGCCGCGGAGACGACTGCTTGAAGGTGGGCGGCAAGTGGCTGGCGCCGCAGGAGGTGGAGAGCTGCCTGATGCGTCATCCCGCGGTGGTCGAGTGCGCCGTTGTCGGGGTGGAAAACGCCACGGGCCTGGTGAAGCCGTTGGCCGCCGTGCGGGTGAAGGACGGTTCTACCGAGGAGGCCGGCGGCGACGATGCACTGGAACAGGCCTTGAAAGACCACGTTCTGGACGCTCTCGAGCCCTACAAACATCCCCGCCGGGTGATCCGCCTGGAGGAATTCCCCCGCACGCACCTCGGCAAAATCGACCGCGGCGCCTTGAAAAGACGATTGGAAGAGATTCAGGCCTAG
- a CDS encoding aminotransferase encodes MLKRHFSHAFADDPDRLHFAAHSHHLWPDVTFEAQQQHWLDAARMADSKWDKVLGEEWPEAQAHIARLLRLSHPKRIAVAPSVHDFVTRIFTCFEGQRRPVRILSTDSEFHSFSRQARRWEEAGVATVERVAVAPFETFQQRFAAAIAAGGHDLVYFSQVFYNSAFAVPDPAALVEAIPDPETFVVIDGYHGFMALPTDLSAIEERAFYTAGGYKYAMSGEGICFMHCPPGFGRRPVDTGWFAAFGELTAGRDPDRVPFSEDGYRFFGATFDHTGLYRFNAVQRLLQRAEVTVDHIHRHVVALQKRFLAGLHEMSAGELSAAELVPPPDNPHRGHFLVFRTAEAGDLHRRLADAGVGTDFRDDRLRLGFGVYQEPADVDRLLEVLQRIG; translated from the coding sequence ATGCTCAAACGCCACTTTTCCCACGCCTTCGCCGACGATCCGGACCGCCTCCACTTTGCCGCTCACAGCCATCATCTGTGGCCGGATGTGACCTTCGAGGCGCAGCAGCAGCACTGGCTGGATGCCGCCCGGATGGCGGACTCGAAGTGGGACAAGGTGCTCGGCGAAGAGTGGCCCGAGGCGCAGGCGCACATCGCCCGGCTTCTCCGTCTTTCGCACCCAAAACGCATTGCCGTCGCACCGAGTGTGCACGACTTCGTGACCCGTATCTTCACCTGCTTCGAAGGGCAGCGGCGACCGGTACGCATTCTCTCGACGGACAGCGAATTCCACAGCTTCTCGCGCCAAGCGAGGCGTTGGGAGGAGGCTGGGGTCGCGACCGTCGAGCGGGTCGCCGTCGCGCCCTTCGAGACCTTCCAGCAACGGTTCGCCGCAGCCATCGCCGCCGGCGGACACGATCTGGTGTACTTCAGCCAGGTGTTCTACAACTCCGCCTTCGCGGTGCCAGACCCGGCGGCCTTGGTGGAGGCGATACCGGATCCAGAGACCTTTGTGGTGATCGACGGGTACCACGGGTTCATGGCCCTGCCGACGGACCTGTCGGCGATCGAAGAGCGCGCTTTTTACACCGCCGGCGGCTACAAATACGCGATGAGCGGCGAGGGCATCTGTTTTATGCACTGCCCGCCCGGCTTCGGCCGGCGGCCGGTGGACACCGGCTGGTTCGCGGCCTTTGGCGAACTCACCGCCGGCCGGGACCCAGACCGCGTGCCCTTCTCCGAGGACGGCTACCGATTTTTTGGCGCCACCTTCGACCACACCGGCCTCTACCGCTTCAACGCCGTGCAGCGCCTGCTGCAACGGGCAGAAGTGACGGTAGATCACATCCACCGCCATGTGGTTGCCTTACAGAAGCGGTTTCTCGCCGGCCTGCATGAGATGTCCGCCGGCGAGCTATCGGCGGCGGAATTGGTGCCGCCGCCGGACAATCCGCACCGGGGGCATTTCCTGGTCTTCCGTACCGCAGAGGCCGGCGATCTCCACCGCCGCCTCGCCGACGCCGGCGTCGGGACGGACTTCCGCGACGACCGCCTGCGTCTCGGTTTCGGCGTCTACCAGGAGCCGGCGGACGTGGATCGTCTGCTGGAAGTACTTCAGCGAATCGGTTGA